ATTTTACCATATTCCAGTAATTTTACCATATTCCAGTAATTTTACCATATTCCAGTAATTTTACCATATTCCAGTAATTTTACCATATACAAATAAATTATCCAGAGATACTATTCTGAAGGATTCCAAGGGTGATAATCACGGGTCATCTTATACTTGTCAGGCATGGAGAACCTGGCCTGAAGCCAGGGGAAAGGCTTTCGGGCTGGATTGACATCCCGTTAAGCAGGAAAGGCATAGAAGAAGCACTTGAATGTGCGAAAGCGCTTGAAAACATAGAAATAGACATTGCTTTTGCATCAGACCTTGTCCGAACACAGGAAACCCTTTTCATCATACTTTCGGGCCAGAAAAAAACAGGGGTTGTTGTACACGAGAAAACAGAAGATAAAGTGCCCCCGGAAAAGCTTGACTGGTATTCCTACCCCGAAAAGCTCGGAGAAGACCTTATCCCGGTTTATACGACTCCTGCTCTGAACGAGCGTTACTACGGCAAACTTCAGGGCAGAAAAAAGCAGAAAATGGAAGAAAAATACGGTGCAGAACAGGTAGCAAACTGGCGCTGGAACTTTGAACCGGGCCCTCCGGAAGGGGAAAGCTTGAAAGCTGTCTATGAGCGCACAGTTCCCTATTTCCGAAAAAAAGTCATGCCTGCCCTTGAAGGAGGAAAAAATGTGCTGATCTGCGCCCACCAGAGCAGCCTGAGGGCTCTTGTCAAATACATAGAGGATATTTCCGACAAAGATATCAGGGAAGTAAGGTTGTCCACTGGAGAGCTTGCAATTTACCATTTTTCCGAAGGAAAACTTGTCAGGGAAAATGAAGAGCTCGGACCTGAGCTGAAAAGGAATATTTAATCCCCTTTTTCTTTTTTAATCCCTTTTTTTTCAGTTCTTTTTTTTTCAGCCTCTGATCCCGGAAACCGCCCGTCAGATCATACAGTAGAGGGTACCAGGAGACATCCGCCAGCTTGCCCGGCAGCCCTGCTCAAAAAACACAGGAAGAAAAAGTAAAAATTTGAAAATTGCAACATAAACTACAGAGAAAATCCATGATTTTCTTTCCCGAGCTAGATACAAGAAATCAGATGTATCCAAGAGGCAGGATATAAAGAGGTTCTTCATTTGCGGGCAGTTTGAGGACTTTTTTAACGTCATCGTCTTCAAAAGCCCCTATGGCACAGGTTCCTATTCCAAGTTCCACACCCAGGAGGTAGATGTTCTGGGCTGCATGTCCGGCTTCCATGTTAGCATAACGGATACCTCTTTTTCCGTATTTTCCTGTCATCCGCGGGTAGACTGCGGAGATTGCAAGAGAAACCGGAGCTTTGCTGACCATTGGCTGGGAAAGAGCTGCTCCTGCAAGCTTTTCTCTCATATCTCCTGGAATTTCCTGAGTGAGGGCATGCTCTTCTGCAACGTACCTGTAAATCCCGGGTTCAAGCCCGTTTCCCTCTCCCACTACAGCATGGATTTCAAGAGGATAAAGAGCTCCTGCGGAAGGGCATGTCCTTAAACCTTCTTTTTGATTTTGAGAAGGCCGGGTGACTGAGACAACCGGTGAGAGCCTTGGCTATTAAAAGTAAAATACAAAAAAGGATGCCATAAAATCAGGAAATCAAATCCAAAAAAGATTTAGGGATGATAAAACAAAATCTTTTATGCCAGCACGGATATGAGATTGTGTCTAAATCTCTATCCATTTTACTTTGTGAGTCTTTTACAGTTCTGGATTCACAACTCAGTAAGGTAATGATGACGAGGAGTTATGAATTCATAGCCTGATAAACTGGGAACAAGAATCTAACAAAAAATAGAGAGTATTTTTCTTCGTGTAACTTCCCGGTTCTTCCGGGTCAGCGAAATAGAGCCTTTTTCTATCTGGACAATACATGCCAAGCTCAAGCTGGATTCTCTCAATAATCCCCATGCAGCAGCTTTCTGTAACTCCGTAGTTTTCTTCCAAAACTTCTATCAGGTTTTCTACTTCAATTCCGTCATAGATAACTTTTTGCAGGCTCTTCAGGATACTTCTTACGAGTTCTTCTTCGGTTAAAGAATCCTGTATCTCGATATTTTCAATCACATACCTGCAAGCCTCCCTTTCTCCCTCGAAATGCAGATATTCCAGAGCAGATAACCTGATGTCATGGTACATATCACTATCACAAATCGGACAATGTATTTTTATAAACATTATTAACCCCTCTATATGATAATAAAATCACATCTAGCAATATAAGAACTAATCAAGCATGATGAAAGTAATCAAAAACTTGAGTGTGGAATAAATTTCTTGAGAACTAAAATGACATCATCCTCAAACTTGTGGTACACAGGTAGAGAAAGAACTATGCTTCTATAAAGGACTAACAGGTGCGACCCCCAATTTAATTATGTGAATAAGATTTTATTCAAAAAAAACTTTTCTAAGTTTTTGCTCTTTAGTTCCTTCCCCTTTTTCCGATTCCACAATATTTTTACTCAAATTTTCCAATTCCTTATATATAAGTACACCAAGCGTATCTTCAAGACTAAGATTTAATTTTTCAGATATCCTGGAAAGAATTTGAACATTTTTTTTAGATAAGAAAACCGGCTCCACTTCTTCTTTACCCCAATGTAAAAGCACAACCTTTTCGATATCCATTTTTTTTATTTGCATAACGCAAAACTCAATACCATGACTTCTACTGCTGAATATTTTTTCATCACACAATCTATCAAGCCATGATGCTAAATCGTTATCCATTGAGATAGTGAACCGTTCTTTCATCACTAAATCATATAACTGATTATAATATAAACAATTGTATGAAAATCGAACCAATACTAAATTACTTATAAGAATAAGTATTAGAATAGTATGATAATTACACCAACAAAGTGTCAAAAAAAATACGAAGAGGGAGGGAGAGTGCTGGATCGAAAGAGGAATGTAATAGAAGAGTCCTGCGGCACAATGTTTGGTACAGTTTCAAGACATTCATTAAGTATAATCATCCTGTTGACTCCTTTGTTTTTGATGGATAAAGGAGAAGAGAAAACAAAAGCAAAATCCACATCTTGGGAAAAAACAGCGTTTTTATGGAGAGAGGAAAACGAAAGTGAACTTTCGGGCAGGACGCTGCTGAATGATGAAAATGACTGCCGTTTACTCGTACAGAATATAAAAGGCTTTATAGGGTTCAGGGCGAATGAGAACTTTGAACCGGTATTTATTGATGGAGATGTGAAAGGCATAACCGGTTATGATAAAAAGGATTTTCTATCCAGAGAAGCAAGATGGTTAGAAATAATCGTATCTGAAGACTTACCTCTAATTTTTAAGAATGTAAAAACAGCTT
This window of the Methanosarcina mazei S-6 genome carries:
- a CDS encoding histidine phosphatase family protein, whose translation is MIITGHLILVRHGEPGLKPGERLSGWIDIPLSRKGIEEALECAKALENIEIDIAFASDLVRTQETLFIILSGQKKTGVVVHEKTEDKVPPEKLDWYSYPEKLGEDLIPVYTTPALNERYYGKLQGRKKQKMEEKYGAEQVANWRWNFEPGPPEGESLKAVYERTVPYFRKKVMPALEGGKNVLICAHQSSLRALVKYIEDISDKDIREVRLSTGELAIYHFSEGKLVRENEELGPELKRNI